From Argopecten irradians isolate NY chromosome 3, Ai_NY, whole genome shotgun sequence:
cctcatATTAAACGTAGTGATattaaggatctgtattttaatcagattgatcaAACGGATGGGGTAAtcatgtcatatcatgatgtcccaaacatctgtaaacaaaaatatgtttataggTCATGGCCGCCATTAGGCCCAAATTAACACTCCTCCAAAGGTAACTTATTGATCATCCAGGAACGATAAAGTCATAAGAAATACTGATGTTTAGTTTATAGAACATTTTGGGACTTAAagtgagttacctcccttttaaCACTTCCAAAGCTGTTTTCCGCTATTTGGGCTTTTCGTCACATTCAATTAAATTCAACTATAATAACCAGCTAATTGGATTTAAGCATTCAAATGCATTAAAATAAGAAGACATCTTACAACAGATGAAAAGTACTTGTAAAAAAGTACATTTGATGTAAAAAATATCGGTGAAAATTGTACCTGTAAATTCTCGTTCCTTTTGATTTATaatgagatttttttaaataaaattttaattttctagtTTGATTATCAGCGATATACATGTCAGCTCATTCagaatatgacaaaaaatgaAGGTAAAGTTATTACTGAATTATATTCATATAAAGacaataaaacatatcaaccattttatacattatatgtatctATACCTGTACATTATTTGGGTTACCAATACAATCAATGTAAAGAAAAGTTAATTTGATTGACAGTATGAAAATGAATGATAACGTACAACAACAAGAATAAAAAGGCATATAAAGCCATCGGAAATtagaattaaattttattacaaaagCTGAGAGCAATGGAACCTACCGGAATGACAAAACAGTAAACACACAAAGAGTAATTTTATAATAATCTACGGGGTTCGTGATCATTCGGGTAAAAGTTCAGATGTTGACCACGTAACTAGAGTACAAATTGCACAACAAaagtacacatatacatatttactaCTAGCACGCAATTAAATCTGATATTATCTAAAAAAGATAACTTTATCACTGAACAAAGGTGATCGTAAATATAGGATCCTACGTATTCATACATGTGTCAGCATTCTTGCCTGACACTGCCTAGTGGATTTTGTACTCACTGATATGAAAAATGGATATAAAGGCCGACACTGAGCCACCCCGTCATTAGTAGAGAACGGTATTGAAGTATAGAAGAGCCCCCTGCTCCAAGTAATGGAGCTCAAGCTACTATTGGTTGTAGCCCTTGTGGCTTCGACTCAGGCGGGTgagtatttatttacatttatgttcATATGGTTGATGATGTTATTCTAATTTttgaatacaaattaaaattcaatttgtaGAAGTTCATTATCTTAATCCATATGATTTAGATGACAAGCAAGATTTTTTATCATACTATTTAACAGTTGCAGTTAgttacttttttatttgtttggcTACTCGTGTTTCTATTCCTTTATGTATTCTCGATTTCGTTTGTCGTTCTCTTCCACCCATCTATGTAATTCTTTTTACTCTACTTCTACCGTTcgtttatacatatttttaacttttgctGTTGTCTTTCTTCTGCGGCTATTACTTAACCACTtcgtaatttgtattttttgagtttccttattttgattttcaattattattttaaggTTGTTTATGAATTATGCTATGTTTTGGTATTTATATCTTGATAAACTTGTATTGTTGCACTTTTTCAATTATATATTCTTGATACAGGTATTTGtgactgttaataagacgttcaAGTAATAAACCTAAAACCTAAACCTAACCCGTATTTGTGACACAAGTTAAAAAATGTCTTCAAATGAGAATGATTTCGGatctttaatgatttttttttgtctttcaacatttttttcggATATGTAATACGTACGAGTAGatgtttatgtacatatatatcaataaatgcatttatttGTTGTCAGCCTTGTAATTTCACTTTTCGTCAATTTACGgaatattttgtcatttgttcCAGGCCCTATAGACTCAGTGAGAGACAGTTGTTCACAGTCATGTCCAAGTAAGTATCATAACACTCGTTGATTAATGGCTGTACCATTTTTATCTTTGTTGCTTCCTGATATAAAAGCTGAGAACACCAAACCTTTGTGATTGACTTAATGTTGTTAATGTCTAATGAACAAGGGAAAAGGCGAATGGCAAAATAACTTATCCATTTCTTTTATCTAAAGGCACAAACAAATTCGGATACAGACCTGGAAAATCATACGAGTTTGACTATAATGTTAAGACATCAACAAGTGTTAAAGGGGCGTCCGAAGGTTTATCTAATATGGAACTGACGGCCAAAGTTCACGTGGAAGCTCTTTCCAAATGTGATTTTATCCTGAGGGTAATTATTCTATTTTTGCTTTATTAAAAAGTTTACATATCTTTGTTGATTCAATCAATATCTGtttttaatgtgttttaaaaCATTCACCAAGTTGTTTATTGTCTGACTATTCAGAAATATTCAgaattatttatattcattGACTACATGTCTGCCACAAGTAATTTCATTTCGCTGATTACTTGATAATACAGAGAAAACATTTAATCAAATTCATGCGAGttcaatgattttgaaatttgaaataaataattttcattcaCTCCAAGGTTGAAGATGTCCGACTTCATGAAACAGATCCCACGAACTACGAGAACAAAGATATTATCAGCTGGAAGTGAAGAGTTGCGTAAGTGTCTTAGAGAGACACGATCTGCGATTTCTCTCCTTCCAAGACGGTACTGTAAGATGAGTTATGTCCCTTCTTCAGATGAAGTTTCATGGGCACTCAACATCAAACGAGGTATCTTTATCCGTCTTCCAGAACAGCATGGGATGATTTGAGACGGCGGTCAGAAAAACTTAGGGACGCGTTGATGTTTAATTTAAACGAGAATATGATTAAAGATGATTTTCCTTTCTCAAAGTGAATTTACTGTAATAGCTACAGGTTTCAACTTAACATTCAGTAAAATccacttttttatttattctttttgacattacatttgataacaactCTTTTCTTGATCGATGTTTGGCTGTCACGATGGTCATTGGCGAAAATTGCTAAGGAGGTCGAGTGTATTTCATCAGAAAACGGACATGATGGCCGCGTTATCGGTAGTTAGGACAGACCTAAGAATCCTTGCTAGGTTGCTACTAGAACGCTAGTAACGGACCTTCGGTATTTCATTGTTCAAGTGGCACTTCCCCATAACAGGCTCGTGCCCGTCAGTAAGTAGTCGACACAATCGCATATTTTGTCGaaaagaatttatatttagatatgtgTATGGattttcaaaacaatgcatATTCAAACAAGAAAATGACTTTTGATTCGGTATCAAATTAATCCTTTCTCCTTTGTCACATATCTTACACCCTTGTAATCGATACAATGTAAGTTTCTATCTAATAATAGGGCATTCTGTTGGCACGCTGTCCAATTAGGGTTCAAGGAATTAATTCATATACAGATGATTATCTTTAAACTCCATAAACTAttataatacacaaatatttacAGGGAAAACCAGGACATCCTCTCCTCCTAACAGTGAACATAACTGCCAACAAGACGATTTCATCAAGAGGATTGCTACGTCTGCCAGCTGTATGGAATCCCATACCTTCCAGCTTTTTTTCACGAGAGGGAAGAGGAAGTGGTTGCTGTTAAAGGAGAGCAAACAGACCTGAATTTTGTTCGTGAATCAATCCCGTCGTCTACACCAGGTAGGGGCAAGATCAATAAAGGAAGTAATGGgttatattataaagtatatatatatttacacccaATACTTACTTCTAGCACCTCTTCAGATACAGgaaaaatactgtaaaataataaagatatttgcCGTGGTCTAGTTGAGAGATTTCACTTTTGTTGTCATAGAAATATATGTGTACAGTTACAAATACGACTATAGCTTTCATATAAGTTAATTCAAGGTTTATGCTATTTACAAACAActtcaaagaaaaagaaaaaaccaAAACGAAagtattttatctaaaaatatattacagGCGCAATCAGTGATCGACGAGGAATGACATTCGAACATGCGTATGGCCCTGACAAGTCCATCCGGTCACAAGCCGAGCTAGAAGAGAAACTTATGGATATTTGTAGGAATACACAACAGGATATTCGTCCAGAAACCCCACAGTTTTTCTCCGACTTGGTGTACTTGATGAAAACTGTC
This genomic window contains:
- the LOC138319655 gene encoding vitellogenin-like; translation: MELKLLLVVALVASTQAGPIDSVRDSCSQSCPSTNKFGYRPGKSYEFDYNVKTSTSVKGASEGLSNMELTAKVHVEALSKCDFILRVEDVRLHETDPTNYENKDIISWK